The genomic region AGATGTCGGTCCAGCGGTCTTGTGCATTGTCGATACTCGCTTTTCCGTCGGTAATGCTGTTTCCGAGAATGGCAATTGCCGATGCGTTGGTGCCAAGCACTTCTATTCCGGCTATGTTAAACCAGTGTTTTTCGCGGAAAGCGGTGCTGAAACTGGTATTGCCGTCGGCTTTTCCTTTCAGAATGTAGGTGGTTGTGCGCGACCCCATGTGCACGGTGGGCAGCTTGGGTGCCTTCAGGTAGTTGATGGTAATGGCTATTCGCTCCAATGGTTGCAGTCTGAAGCGTAGGGAATCGGAGTACACTGCCTTTCCAGCAGGCAGGGTAACGCCGTCTCTGCCGTTGAATTTAAGATACCTAACCGTTTCTTTGTCTATGTCGTACTCGTTTTCTGCCCGTGCAACATACACGCTTTCCATCTCCACAGGTTCGTCTGACAGCTCGTTGCTCAGCTTCAGTCGGATTGTGTTTCCGCCGATGCTCACCTTTACAATTTGCCTTACTGCCCTGTCGTCCAGCTGGTTGTTGTAGGGCATGAACCTTTTATCGACGGTTTGCGGGGCGCAAGTCCATGTGCCCACCCAGCGTTCTTGCTGTGCGAATGTGGCAATGCCGGAAAGCAGCAGCAGTGCCGTCATAAAGCTACGTATATACATTATTCTAAACAGTTTATTCGTCTTGTCGCCACAAAGTTACGAAATTATTTCAAGAAAGTGC from Prevotella nigrescens harbors:
- a CDS encoding SGNH/GDSL hydrolase family protein, translated to MYIRSFMTALLLLSGIATFAQQERWVGTWTCAPQTVDKRFMPYNNQLDDRAVRQIVKVSIGGNTIRLKLSNELSDEPVEMESVYVARAENEYDIDKETVRYLKFNGRDGVTLPAGKAVYSDSLRFRLQPLERIAITINYLKAPKLPTVHMGSRTTTYILKGKADGNTSFSTAFREKHWFNIAGIEVLGTNASAIAILGNSITDGKASIDNAQDRWTDIFSAAINTPGKAGTGVLNLGIGDNRILSVGLGTPGRERFDRDILGQNGLRSVIIFEAINDIGTSKNPAETARQLIEAYREMTQKAHARGLKVYMGTITPFKGCKGYYTKAREKARQTVNEWIRTTHETDGFIDFDAVMRNPQKPGQLRKEWQSGDWLHPNPEGYKAMGEHAAKVLAHELGTN